In Tolypothrix sp. NIES-4075, one DNA window encodes the following:
- a CDS encoding helix-turn-helix domain-containing protein — protein sequence MINQPTVGKLIRDLRLALGLTQEQFAASVAVTYSTINRWENGRSKPSPMAMKLIEQKLDEMGAQGQDLLVKYLPN from the coding sequence GTGATAAACCAGCCTACGGTTGGCAAGCTCATTCGTGATCTGCGACTTGCCTTAGGGCTAACACAAGAACAGTTTGCAGCCTCTGTTGCCGTTACATATTCCACGATTAATCGTTGGGAAAATGGACGGTCTAAACCGTCGCCGATGGCGATGAAGCTTATTGAGCAGAAGCTTGATGAGATGGGCGCTCAGGGTCAGGATTTGTTGGTAAAGTATTTGCCGAATTAG
- a CDS encoding ATP-binding protein, with the protein MSKGVGAAVELGMIGALFVAAVSCILSSLSKQPYDLVEVRFCPPSANGFNTKEQRELNKQYCSIPRFVLREEWDMRGLFGSRLPEREDVQFKRLLPTDNPNQHWALTGTAISLSGISLVIYIRNSLLQSKYYNWLEDIKTTNFELWQDNKSQRDLKTVASQLNTQFKADIYSAVDNQNRVEAGLISTERLAQQQQMQDNLGMTQYELVIAEFRKKIAEEQLGEAKADKERQKILGAKESPPISKSNKLELEEQYQWINKLLKLPFRVLSGEQGSGKSTLERLMIRLLKDDDWYIVIINPETNPAVWSGVKVLADAEEINEFFESFPQTIRSRQQQARILKIDEDDYLEHIKDKSGLDGKVAIFLMESNTYEVHGVDADLWANFLKQSLTNIRKWGYTVCLTAHSDNQTSISTKLKGFSGMIDDAPRVDCIAKAGVNGEATSTGKALLKMKGVRDKEPLEVDLYNYPKSKNFDSELPAQSPPTPTKQQSTVSGGDWYEEMKKWVSEVGRPSSVNVKAKWESLTGHRLNSEGLRELMKYLGL; encoded by the coding sequence TTGAGTAAGGGTGTAGGTGCAGCTGTAGAACTGGGTATGATTGGGGCTTTGTTTGTAGCCGCTGTATCTTGCATCCTCTCTTCTCTTTCTAAACAGCCCTACGATCTAGTAGAAGTACGATTCTGTCCCCCGTCAGCAAACGGGTTTAACACCAAAGAGCAGAGGGAACTTAACAAGCAGTACTGCTCAATCCCCCGGTTTGTCTTGCGTGAGGAATGGGATATGAGGGGGCTATTTGGTTCTCGCTTGCCAGAACGTGAAGACGTGCAATTTAAGCGCCTGCTACCCACTGACAACCCCAATCAGCATTGGGCGCTAACTGGAACGGCTATAAGTCTTAGTGGCATAAGTTTGGTAATTTATATTCGTAACTCTTTGCTGCAATCTAAGTACTACAACTGGTTAGAAGACATTAAGACTACTAACTTTGAACTGTGGCAAGACAATAAATCACAACGAGATTTAAAAACAGTTGCTAGTCAATTAAATACTCAGTTCAAAGCTGATATCTACTCGGCTGTGGACAATCAAAATCGTGTTGAGGCTGGGTTAATTTCTACTGAGAGATTAGCACAGCAGCAGCAGATGCAAGACAATCTGGGCATGACCCAGTACGAGTTGGTGATTGCCGAATTCAGGAAAAAAATTGCCGAGGAACAATTAGGTGAAGCCAAGGCTGATAAAGAACGTCAAAAAATTTTGGGAGCCAAAGAAAGCCCCCCAATTTCCAAGTCAAATAAGCTTGAACTAGAGGAACAGTATCAATGGATTAATAAGCTTTTAAAGTTGCCCTTTAGGGTTTTAAGTGGTGAGCAGGGTTCTGGTAAATCTACCCTTGAGCGTTTGATGATTCGACTTCTCAAGGATGATGACTGGTATATTGTCATCATCAACCCCGAAACTAATCCTGCTGTTTGGTCTGGTGTTAAGGTACTTGCTGATGCCGAAGAAATTAACGAGTTTTTCGAGTCATTCCCCCAAACTATTAGAAGCCGCCAACAGCAAGCCAGAATCCTCAAAATTGACGAAGATGATTATTTAGAACATATCAAAGACAAGAGTGGGTTAGATGGCAAGGTAGCAATATTTCTCATGGAATCAAACACTTATGAAGTTCACGGTGTAGATGCTGATTTGTGGGCTAATTTTTTAAAGCAGTCGCTCACAAACATCAGAAAGTGGGGTTACACCGTTTGTCTAACTGCTCATAGTGACAATCAAACAAGTATCTCTACTAAGCTGAAAGGCTTTTCAGGGATGATTGACGATGCTCCTAGAGTTGATTGCATTGCTAAAGCGGGTGTTAATGGTGAAGCAACTTCTACGGGTAAAGCACTTTTAAAAATGAAAGGGGTACGAGATAAAGAACCCCTAGAAGTTGACCTTTACAACTATCCAAAAAGTAAAAATTTTGATAGTGAATTACCAGCACAATCACCCCCAACTCCAACTAAACAACAATCAACAGTTAGTGGTGGAGATTGGTATGAGGAGATGAAAAAATGGGTAAGCGAAGTAGGAAGACCATCATCAGTAAACGTGAAAGCAAAGTGGGAATCACTCACGGGTCACAGACTCAACAGCGAAGGGCTAAGAGAGCTAATGAAGTATCTGGGACTTTAA
- the psb34 gene encoding photosystem II assembly protein Psb34, with the protein MYTTVNEDGVLNNYATEPQMHYAEYPAIWEQRKYVVQGVFATLIVTTLVLVGLSVS; encoded by the coding sequence ATGTATACCACAGTTAACGAAGACGGCGTTTTAAATAACTATGCAACCGAACCCCAGATGCACTATGCAGAGTACCCAGCAATTTGGGAGCAACGCAAATATGTCGTACAGGGTGTGTTCGCTACATTGATTGTCACCACTCTAGTTTTGGTTGGCTTGAGTGTGAGTTAA
- a CDS encoding UvrD-helicase domain-containing protein, with product MGQWIDFQKTVNQRLLREDLDKEQTKVKNMKTKGHSLVRGIAGSGKSLVLRNRVETIIEEFDNILILSYNRFMSGWLKSKLREKNISRKVTCNTFHSWAYRNLNYDYKFDSNDELRTQIIDFAKNSDLKYQAILVDEAQDFYDEWFRALLEILDDDTKSLFFVYDNTQSVYGQSHRRKQDWTWRKLGIDVVGRSQIFDVNYRNSPEILELAWEFILGALSEVNMKVSKKEQAGGRIGDIIQPKKKNSRSSNIKPALWQISDEAMPAKIAQQVKLALSSHKESSIGVLVHPQNWRLKNIISTELSKLNIEHHAPKGSTDRDMNVVDRPFVIVDSWNALKGVEFDAVIIAGLDEANEYPDDLDKDFQEKAGIYTAMTRARDHLVMLYDSKNSIVDIMENALNAPEQLESED from the coding sequence ATGGGACAATGGATTGATTTTCAAAAAACTGTTAATCAAAGACTGCTGAGAGAAGACCTAGATAAAGAACAAACCAAAGTCAAAAACATGAAGACCAAGGGACACTCTCTTGTCCGGGGTATTGCTGGCTCTGGGAAATCCTTAGTATTAAGAAATAGAGTAGAGACAATAATTGAGGAATTTGATAACATTTTAATTCTTAGCTACAACCGTTTTATGAGTGGATGGCTCAAATCAAAGCTAAGAGAAAAAAATATTAGCAGGAAAGTAACTTGCAATACCTTTCACAGTTGGGCTTATCGTAATTTAAACTATGATTATAAATTTGATAGTAATGATGAATTAAGAACGCAAATTATAGATTTTGCTAAAAATTCAGATTTAAAATATCAAGCTATTTTAGTAGATGAAGCACAAGATTTCTATGATGAATGGTTTCGTGCTTTGCTAGAAATTTTAGATGATGATACAAAATCTTTATTTTTTGTCTACGATAATACTCAATCAGTATATGGACAATCTCACAGAAGAAAGCAAGATTGGACATGGCGAAAGCTGGGAATTGATGTTGTGGGGCGTTCTCAAATATTTGATGTTAACTATAGAAACTCCCCTGAAATTCTAGAATTGGCTTGGGAATTTATACTTGGAGCCTTATCAGAAGTCAATATGAAAGTGTCTAAAAAAGAACAAGCTGGAGGTAGAATAGGCGACATTATTCAGCCCAAAAAGAAAAATTCCAGAAGTTCAAATATTAAACCAGCTTTATGGCAAATTTCTGATGAAGCGATGCCAGCTAAAATTGCACAGCAAGTCAAACTTGCCTTATCAAGCCATAAAGAATCTTCAATTGGTGTTTTAGTGCATCCACAGAATTGGAGACTAAAGAATATAATCAGCACAGAATTATCAAAGCTAAATATTGAACACCATGCCCCCAAAGGTTCTACAGACAGAGATATGAATGTAGTCGATAGACCTTTTGTAATTGTTGACTCTTGGAATGCCTTAAAAGGTGTTGAATTTGATGCGGTTATCATTGCTGGATTAGATGAAGCTAATGAATACCCAGATGATCTAGATAAGGATTTTCAAGAAAAAGCAGGAATTTACACAGCCATGACTAGGGCAAGAGATCATTTAGTTATGCTGTATGATTCCAAGAATTCAATTGTTGACATTATGGAAAATGCTCTAAATGCTCCTGAACAGTTGGAGAGTGAAGACTAA